Proteins encoded together in one Microcebus murinus isolate Inina chromosome 16, M.murinus_Inina_mat1.0, whole genome shotgun sequence window:
- the LOC105865918 gene encoding peptidyl-prolyl cis-trans isomerase A, translating into MVNPTVFFDIAVDGEPLGRVSFELFADKVPKTAENFRALSTGERGFGYKGSCFHRIIPGFMCQGGDFTRHNGTGGKSIYGEKFEDENFILKHTGPGILSMANAGPNTNGSQFFICTAKTEWLDGKHVVFGKVKEGMNIVEAMERFGSRNGKTTKKITIADCGQV; encoded by the coding sequence ATGGTCAACCCCACCGTGTTCTTCGATATTGCCGTCGACGGCGAGCCCTTGGGCCGCGTCTCCTTTGAGCTATTTGCAGACAAAGTTCCAAAGACAGCAGAAAACTTTCGTGCTCTGAGCACTGGAGAGAGAGGATTTGGCTATAAGGGTTCCTGCTTTCACAGAATTATTCCAGGGTTTATGTGCCAGGGTGGTGACTTCACACGCCATAATGGCACTGGTGGCAAGTCTATCTACGGGGAGAAATTTGAGGATGAGAACTTCATTCTGAAGCATACAGGTCCTGGCATCTTGTCCATGGCAAATGCTGGACCCAACACAAATGGTTCCCAGTTTTTCATCTGCACTGCCAAGACTGAGTGGTTGGATGGCAAGCATGTGGTCTTTGGCAAGGTGAAAGAGGGCATGAATATTGTGGAAGCCATGGAGCGCTTTGGGTCCAGGAATGGCAAGACCACCAAGAAGATCACCATTGCTGACTGTGGACAAGTCTAA